From the genome of Pseudanabaena sp. PCC 7367:
CAACTCAACGCAAAAGTAAGAGAGCTGATTGAAAAAGCCCGGATTGTTAGTTTTGAAACCTGGCAGGACACCCACCCACCGGAGGCGATCGCCCTGTTTCAGGCCGCTGACGATGATCGCCGCTATTTAACCGATCCTGAGTTAAACCAAATTCAAGCGCTGGCTCCGGCACAGAGCGAAATGGTGTCGATCGCGGCTCAGTTGCGGGATGAGGCGAAGGGAATTGTGGATGAAGCCAGGGCAGAGGTGTTGAGAACTTTCCCTGATATTACCGCACCGGGTGGCGGGCTATATCCGCCGGAACGGGCAGAGGCTTGCTGGCGGGATTTCTGGCATTTTTTGCGCTGCGTTACCTATGGCATTGCTGGGGGGCGGACTGACTATTTGAGTGCGGTGGGCTTGGATTATCTGCAACAGCTTTACCATGAATTATCGGTGCCGTTAGAGGCGATGGTTGAAGGGCTGGGCTGTTTGAAGAATGCCAGCTTGCAACGGCTCACCCCTGCCCATGCGGATTCGCTTTCGCCCTATTTCGATCGCCTAATTGCTGAGCTGAAGCAGTTTAAGTAGTTTTAGTTAATTAATTAAGTAAATCATTCAGTTGCTGTTGAGCCAGTTTGGCAGCTTGCGCCACAAATTTATTCTCGTCCTGCTCTAGCATTTGCAACGCTTCCTTACTCTTGGCAGTGGGCAGGTTCCCCAATGCTTCCGCCAGGCGTTTGCGAATTGTCCAATCTTTCGCCGTAGCAAACGGTAATAAATAATCCACCGCGCTGATCGAGCCGATCTCCCCCAGGGCAGCGATCGCCGCTTCTTGGAGTAGTTCCTGTTTACTTTGCAATGCTTCAATTAAAACCGCTTCCGCTCTGGTATTTTTGAGGTTTCCCAAAGCCACCGCCGCACTGAATTGCACCAACCAACTATGGTCTTCATAAAAAGCATGGCGGAGTGGTTCGAGGGCGCGATCGTCTTCGAGGTAGCCCAATGCCCCGGCCGCGATCGCTCGCATATTATAGTCAGGATCGGAGATCAGAATTTGGGTCAAAATATCTAGATTGCTAGGATCGGGCTTGATCCCCAGGGAAAAGATGGCGATCGCCTTGACTTGCTCATTACTGTCATTCAAAGCTTGCTTAATCAAGGGCAACGCTTGCGCGGTGGGCATTACTTCTTTTTGCAGATCTAACATCGCCAGAACCCGATCCTTGGCATTGTTGCTTTGCAGTTGCTCGGTGATTTGCTCTAGATTGGGTTGCTGGGATTGATCCCGGTCATGTAGGCTCATATATCGAGGTAGAGCGATCGGATAGATTCCCATTCTCGCATATGCATAATCAAAAAAAGGCCGATCGGCATTACTGCTAATCAGCCCTCTTTATTCAATTAGTTTTATTCAATTAGTTTTATTTACTTAGTCTTACTTAGGCTGGAAGTGTGAGCGATTAGTGCCTCAAGGGCAGAAATCTAAGCTACTATGCCACCGCCTAATCTAATTGCTTAACTAATTGTTTAACTAATTATCTAGATTATCTAGCGTCTTTCGCGGGGTCTGGCCTTGTTTACCTTCAAGTTACGGCCGCACCATTCTGCGCCATCGAGGGCGGAAATGGCTTCTTCTTCATTGGCTTCATCTTCCATGTGCACAAAGCCAAAACCACGAATCCGACCGGTTTCACGATCGGTGGGCAAGTAAACTTCCTTTACTGCACCATATTCTGTAAACACCTCGGTGATGTTTTCTGCGGTAACGTCATAGGAGAGGTTACCCACGTAAATAGACATAAAATTATCTCCAAAATCTAAAAATGTAGCGAGAAAGTCCAGATTTGGAGTCTAGAGTGTATACCAATAGTTCACAAACCAAAAAATCATTTCCCAACTTGCCTACATTAGCATAACTAACAAAGGATCGCTAGAGTGCTAACCCACCAAAATTAGCATGATCTAAAAATTCGATTGAAGCGCTGCTATTACTGCATCATAACTTATTATTAATCTGATTAATCTGCCTGATTGAGGCTAGATCAGAGGCGATCGCCCCTATGCAGTTCCATGCCTGAGAAGAAAGAATGCCTTTTCTAGGTGCGATAGAATAAAATCACAATTCCTTACCTCTCTTTACCTCAGTGAGGCCATCATGACCGCCCACACCCTCAACCTTGAATCAGTCATAGAACTAAGCGATGACCAATTCTATCTGCTTTGTCGGCGCAATCCTGACTTGCGGTTTGAGCGCAGCGCCAATGGAGATTTAATTATTATGTCACCCACTGGATATGAAACCAGTAGACGCAATTTCAGCCTGATAGTTAAATTTGGCTACTGGGTTGAGCAAAATGACTTGGGCTATGGATTTGACTCTAATGGCGGGTTTATTTTACCAAATGGTGCAATTCGCTCTCCAGATTTGAGTTGGGTGCGCAAGGAACGCTTAGATGCTTTAAGCATGGAAACAGGAGATCAATTTCTACCGATTTGCCCTGATTTTGTGGTGGAGTTGATGTCTAAGACTGATCGCCTTTCGGTAACTCAGGCG
Proteins encoded in this window:
- a CDS encoding phycocyanin is translated as MTPFQLNAKVRELIEKARIVSFETWQDTHPPEAIALFQAADDDRRYLTDPELNQIQALAPAQSEMVSIAAQLRDEAKGIVDEARAEVLRTFPDITAPGGGLYPPERAEACWRDFWHFLRCVTYGIAGGRTDYLSAVGLDYLQQLYHELSVPLEAMVEGLGCLKNASLQRLTPAHADSLSPYFDRLIAELKQFK
- a CDS encoding HEAT repeat domain-containing protein, with the protein product MSLHDRDQSQQPNLEQITEQLQSNNAKDRVLAMLDLQKEVMPTAQALPLIKQALNDSNEQVKAIAIFSLGIKPDPSNLDILTQILISDPDYNMRAIAAGALGYLEDDRALEPLRHAFYEDHSWLVQFSAAVALGNLKNTRAEAVLIEALQSKQELLQEAAIAALGEIGSISAVDYLLPFATAKDWTIRKRLAEALGNLPTAKSKEALQMLEQDENKFVAQAAKLAQQQLNDLLN
- a CDS encoding RNA recognition motif domain-containing protein; protein product: MSIYVGNLSYDVTAENITEVFTEYGAVKEVYLPTDRETGRIRGFGFVHMEDEANEEEAISALDGAEWCGRNLKVNKARPRERR
- a CDS encoding Uma2 family endonuclease; this translates as MTAHTLNLESVIELSDDQFYLLCRRNPDLRFERSANGDLIIMSPTGYETSRRNFSLIVKFGYWVEQNDLGYGFDSNGGFILPNGAIRSPDLSWVRKERLDALSMETGDQFLPICPDFVVELMSKTDRLSVTQAKLIEYIENGAKLGWLINPKAQQVEIYRPNSRSGQDAQPEKELLEMPQTLSGEEVLPGFELDLDFIWEE